The following are encoded together in the Kribbella sp. CA-293567 genome:
- the dxs gene encoding 1-deoxy-D-xylulose-5-phosphate synthase: MRVLETVDGPADLKGMTDSQLRELASEIRDVLVETVSRTGGHLGPNLGMVEITLAMHRVFESPSDRLVFDTGHQTYVHKLLTGRAAQFDTLRQQGGLSGYPSQAESDHDVVENSHASTSLSYADGLAKAYRLRGEDRHVVALIGDGGLTGGMAWEALNNIAAADDLKLVVIVNDNGRSYSPTVGGLATHLTSLRTNPRYEKILDLVKKNLGRTPYVGPPMYEVLHGVKKGLKDMVAPQGMFEDLGLKYVGPVDGHDRQAMEDALTKAKAFGGPVIVHAVTQKGFGYAAAVQDEEDNFHQVRPKSKPRGWTDVFAEEIVEIGHRRPDVVAITAAMLHPTGLAPFAAEFPDRIFDVGIAEQHAVTSAAGLAMGGLHPVVGLYATFLNRAFDQLLLDVALHKCGVTFVLDRAGVTGDDGASHNGMWDMSILQLVPGLRLAAPRDGSRLRELLNEAVEVDDAPTVLRYAKGEVFPDLEAIDRVGGSDVLVRTGTDVLIVGIGSMAATAVDVAGRLEAQGFGVTVVDPRWVKPVDPQLIELAGRFKFVVTIEDNGRAGGCGAAISQALRDAGVTIPVRDFGIPQQFLDHAKRDVILQAIGLTGQGVARDVIEMIAKQGDAITSESDTASGRPGGA, encoded by the coding sequence ATGCGCGTTCTGGAGACCGTCGATGGCCCGGCGGACCTCAAAGGAATGACCGATTCTCAGTTGCGTGAGTTGGCCTCGGAGATCCGTGACGTCCTGGTCGAGACGGTGTCCCGCACCGGCGGCCACCTGGGTCCGAACCTGGGCATGGTGGAGATCACCCTCGCCATGCACCGGGTGTTCGAGTCGCCCAGTGACCGGCTGGTCTTCGACACCGGGCACCAGACCTACGTGCACAAGCTGCTCACCGGCCGGGCGGCGCAGTTCGACACGCTCCGTCAGCAAGGCGGACTCTCGGGGTACCCGAGCCAGGCCGAGTCCGACCACGACGTGGTCGAGAACAGCCACGCCTCGACCTCCCTGTCGTATGCCGACGGCCTGGCCAAGGCGTACCGGCTGCGCGGCGAGGACCGGCACGTCGTCGCGCTGATCGGCGACGGCGGCCTGACCGGGGGGATGGCCTGGGAGGCGCTCAACAACATCGCCGCGGCCGACGACCTCAAGCTCGTCGTCATCGTCAACGACAACGGGCGTTCCTACAGCCCGACCGTCGGCGGGCTGGCCACCCACCTGACCAGCCTGCGCACCAACCCGCGGTACGAGAAGATCCTCGACCTGGTCAAGAAGAACCTCGGCCGGACGCCGTACGTGGGCCCCCCGATGTACGAGGTGCTGCACGGGGTGAAGAAGGGCCTGAAGGACATGGTCGCGCCGCAGGGCATGTTCGAGGACCTCGGCCTCAAGTACGTCGGCCCGGTGGACGGCCACGACCGGCAGGCGATGGAGGACGCGCTCACCAAGGCGAAGGCGTTCGGCGGCCCGGTGATCGTGCACGCGGTCACCCAGAAGGGCTTCGGGTACGCCGCCGCCGTGCAGGACGAGGAGGACAACTTCCACCAGGTCCGGCCGAAGAGCAAGCCGCGCGGCTGGACCGACGTGTTCGCCGAGGAGATCGTCGAGATCGGCCACCGCCGTCCCGACGTGGTCGCGATCACCGCCGCGATGCTGCACCCGACCGGGCTGGCGCCGTTCGCGGCCGAGTTCCCCGACCGGATCTTCGACGTCGGCATCGCCGAGCAGCACGCCGTGACGAGCGCCGCCGGCCTCGCGATGGGCGGCCTGCACCCGGTGGTCGGCCTCTACGCGACCTTCCTGAACCGCGCCTTCGACCAGCTGCTGCTCGACGTCGCGCTGCACAAGTGCGGGGTCACCTTCGTGCTCGACCGCGCCGGGGTCACCGGTGACGACGGCGCGAGTCACAACGGCATGTGGGACATGTCGATCCTGCAGCTCGTCCCCGGCCTCCGCCTGGCGGCGCCGCGCGACGGCAGCCGGCTGCGCGAGCTGCTCAACGAGGCCGTCGAGGTCGACGACGCCCCGACCGTACTGCGGTACGCGAAGGGCGAGGTGTTCCCCGACCTCGAGGCCATCGACCGCGTCGGCGGCAGCGACGTCCTGGTGCGCACCGGGACCGACGTACTGATCGTCGGCATCGGCTCGATGGCCGCCACCGCCGTGGACGTCGCCGGCCGCCTCGAGGCGCAGGGGTTCGGCGTCACCGTGGTCGACCCGCGCTGGGTGAAGCCGGTCGACCCGCAACTGATCGAGCTGGCCGGCAGGTTCAAGTTCGTCGTGACGATCGAGGACAACGGCCGCGCCGGTGGCTGCGGTGCGGCGATCTCGCAGGCGCTCCGCGATGCCGGCGTCACCATCCCGGTGCGCGACTTCGGCATCCCGCAGCAGTTCCTCGACCACGCCAAGCGTGACGTGATCCTGCAGGCGATCGGATTGACCGGCCAGGGAGTGGCCCGGGACGTGATAGAGATGATCGCCAAGCAAGGGGACGCGATCACCAGTGAGTCAGACACCGCGAGCGGCAGGCCGGGCGGCGCCTGA
- a CDS encoding Na+/H+ antiporter codes for MDIAIEIVALVAVVAAGAALARRIGISAPLLLVVIGVAASYLPFVPRVELSHEVVLVGFLPPLLYSAAIKTSLVDFRKHRRSIGLLSIGLVAFTTVGVGLVAYWLLGEGMVGSGQEPLPLWAAFAIGAVVAPPDAVAATAIARKVGLPRRVVTILEGESLVNDATALVCLRTAIAAALITPTFLHVSLDFLRAAGGGVLIGLVVAIVLAKVRKRFTDPVLDTTLSLTAPFIAYVAAENHYVHASGVLAVVVTGLLLGHKAPIIQSAASRMSERTNWRTFQFLLENTVFLLIGLQTRWILDDLSESPLSGWTIALATIGVFLATVLLRPIWLFPVTYLSRRILGRSRPGPVSVQALIVVSWAGMRGVVTLAAVFVLPDDTPHREVLVFIALVVTAGTLLLQGSTLPWLVRRLRLPGPDPAEDALQEAAVLQGAHRAAEMKLSELVTPDDPPEVIALLRQRGESRALAAWERLGRPETDLETPSEAYRRLRMAMLKTERAHILKVRDEGLVADEVLQRAQIQLDIEESILDRVEADDVGGQSENLVAPPTPAAECEHLASAPCVITPTTPEGCEECLAEGATWVHLRLCLGCGHVGCCDSSIGRHADLHFDRTRHPVMRSFEPGESWRWCFVDEKLG; via the coding sequence GTGGATATCGCGATCGAGATCGTTGCTCTCGTCGCCGTGGTCGCGGCTGGTGCCGCGCTCGCCCGGCGAATCGGGATCTCGGCTCCCCTCTTACTCGTCGTCATCGGCGTCGCCGCGTCGTACCTGCCGTTCGTGCCGCGGGTCGAGCTGTCCCATGAGGTCGTCCTGGTCGGCTTCCTGCCGCCGCTGCTGTACTCCGCGGCGATCAAGACCAGCCTCGTCGACTTCCGCAAGCACCGCCGGTCGATCGGCTTGCTGTCGATCGGCCTGGTCGCCTTCACCACGGTCGGCGTCGGACTGGTCGCGTACTGGCTGCTCGGCGAAGGCATGGTCGGCTCGGGCCAGGAGCCGCTTCCCCTGTGGGCGGCGTTCGCGATCGGCGCCGTCGTCGCACCGCCCGACGCGGTCGCGGCCACCGCGATCGCCAGGAAGGTCGGCCTCCCCCGCCGGGTCGTCACGATCCTCGAGGGCGAGAGCCTGGTCAACGACGCCACCGCGCTGGTCTGCCTCCGGACGGCGATCGCCGCCGCCCTGATCACGCCGACCTTCCTGCACGTCAGCCTCGACTTCCTCCGCGCCGCCGGGGGCGGCGTACTGATCGGCCTGGTCGTCGCGATCGTGCTGGCCAAGGTCCGCAAGCGCTTCACCGACCCGGTGCTGGACACGACCCTCAGCCTGACCGCGCCCTTCATCGCGTACGTCGCCGCCGAGAACCACTACGTGCACGCCTCCGGGGTGCTCGCGGTGGTGGTCACCGGCCTGCTGCTCGGTCACAAGGCGCCGATCATCCAGTCCGCGGCCTCGCGGATGTCCGAGCGGACCAACTGGCGCACCTTCCAGTTCCTGCTCGAGAACACCGTCTTCCTGCTGATCGGCCTGCAGACCCGGTGGATCCTCGACGACCTCTCGGAGAGCCCGCTGTCCGGCTGGACCATCGCGCTCGCCACGATCGGTGTCTTCCTGGCCACCGTGCTGCTCCGCCCGATCTGGCTGTTCCCGGTCACCTACCTGTCCCGGCGCATCCTCGGCCGGTCGAGGCCGGGCCCGGTCTCCGTGCAGGCCCTGATCGTCGTCTCGTGGGCCGGCATGCGTGGGGTGGTCACGCTGGCAGCCGTCTTCGTCCTGCCCGACGACACCCCGCACCGCGAAGTACTGGTCTTCATCGCCCTCGTCGTGACCGCCGGAACCCTGCTGCTGCAGGGATCGACCCTGCCCTGGCTCGTACGCCGGCTGCGCCTGCCCGGTCCCGACCCGGCAGAGGACGCACTGCAGGAGGCCGCCGTACTGCAAGGCGCTCACCGGGCCGCCGAGATGAAGCTCAGCGAACTGGTCACGCCGGACGATCCGCCGGAGGTCATCGCCCTGCTGCGTCAGCGCGGCGAGTCGCGGGCACTCGCTGCCTGGGAGCGGCTCGGCCGGCCCGAGACGGATCTGGAGACGCCGAGCGAGGCCTACCGCCGGCTGCGGATGGCGATGCTCAAGACCGAGCGAGCCCACATCCTCAAGGTCCGCGACGAAGGGCTGGTCGCCGACGAGGTGCTGCAGCGCGCCCAGATCCAGCTCGACATCGAGGAGTCGATCCTCGACCGGGTCGAGGCCGACGACGTCGGTGGGCAGTCGGAGAACCTGGTCGCTCCCCCGACGCCGGCCGCCGAGTGCGAGCACCTGGCCTCGGCGCCTTGCGTGATCACGCCGACGACGCCCGAGGGCTGCGAAGAGTGCCTCGCCGAGGGCGCCACCTGGGTGCACCTGCGGTTGTGTCTGGGCTGCGGTCACGTCGGCTGCTGCGACTCGTCGATCGGGCGGCACGCGGACCTGCACTTCGACCGGACCCGGCACCCGGTGATGCGCAGCTTCGAGCCGGGCGAATCCTGGCGCTGGTGCTTCGTCGACGAGAAGCTGGGCTGA
- a CDS encoding DUF402 domain-containing protein, with product MRNVRVVYRKYDEKLHWHQWMQYLGEDQYGVWLGAPRDSVSQRGDEPELKHEQAHVQLFPRDRWFTAIFNDEPRSTEIYVDVTTPVEFGDDQVTMIDLDLDVIRKRDGTVLVDDEDEFAEHQVKYGYPADVIEQAQATADWLVTAVASEEPFLTVFKTYLDKVR from the coding sequence ATGCGGAACGTCCGGGTGGTTTATCGCAAGTACGACGAGAAGCTCCACTGGCACCAATGGATGCAGTACCTGGGTGAGGACCAGTACGGCGTCTGGCTCGGCGCGCCGCGGGACTCGGTCTCCCAGCGCGGCGACGAGCCGGAACTGAAGCACGAGCAGGCCCATGTCCAGCTGTTCCCGCGGGATCGCTGGTTCACCGCGATCTTCAACGACGAACCGCGCTCCACCGAGATCTACGTCGACGTCACCACCCCGGTCGAGTTCGGCGACGACCAGGTCACGATGATCGACCTGGACCTCGACGTGATCCGCAAACGCGACGGCACGGTCTTGGTCGACGACGAGGACGAGTTCGCCGAGCACCAGGTCAAGTACGGCTACCCCGCCGACGTGATCGAGCAGGCTCAGGCGACCGCCGACTGGCTGGTGACGGCGGTCGCCTCCGAGGAGCCGTTCCTGACGGTCTTCAAGACGTACCTCGACAAGGTCCGCTAG
- a CDS encoding LamG domain-containing protein → MARWGIRGVRGAAVVAALSLAIAGLTGMQAAGNTLDDPPVPPAPPQITATYKGVEILNCLGQNTCPETAVTGEPVIFTITATSPDVVRQWYKFGSVTEEVTGTSVTVSLTPTGGGLSQLQAVSINEIGQSSTTAYFRFNAGPRPKPIGSWSFDDGSGTTAADAATPAHPLTVTNGGAFDGKGRVNGSLALDGADDYAQAADPVVDTSKSLTVSAWVRPTNATKNGVVAAVPGTNSSAFGLYYDAPAKRWVFARTSADVRNPARYRASSKEAPVNGAWIHLIGTYDATTGALQLFVNGRLQQTATSPSTPAWQATGPLTVGRGKYAAAFTGNFAGSLDQVNVWQRVLVAEEIPGIVEPRINDGVTAGLAAYWPLDNAAKAPNNVWRTPEAVRGADLTVAGFGATSNQSGAFVDDEERGRVLELTGKARESVTLSPSVIDGGSTFTVALRVKVGDLDKPMVIVRQGTTGKDSWRLEYKPVDQFSSQWIFARGDAKSSTETLATATVDREFLTSWTVLAATFSSLDVNGIGEPAAKLVLTVDLRSSSGSTQTYSGTPLRTGTTVVGAARTSGKSFIGRLDDLRVYSGQAQAQRLCQDYPDLSNCGS, encoded by the coding sequence ATGGCCAGGTGGGGTATCCGAGGCGTGCGCGGAGCGGCGGTTGTCGCGGCGCTGAGTCTTGCGATCGCAGGACTGACCGGGATGCAGGCGGCAGGGAACACGCTGGATGACCCGCCGGTGCCGCCGGCTCCGCCGCAGATCACCGCGACGTACAAGGGCGTGGAGATCCTCAACTGCCTGGGCCAGAACACCTGCCCGGAGACCGCCGTCACCGGTGAGCCGGTGATCTTCACGATCACCGCGACGTCACCCGATGTGGTCAGGCAGTGGTACAAGTTCGGCTCGGTGACCGAAGAAGTGACCGGCACCAGCGTGACTGTCTCGCTGACCCCGACAGGTGGCGGACTCAGCCAGCTGCAGGCTGTCAGCATCAACGAGATCGGCCAGTCCAGTACGACGGCGTACTTCCGCTTCAATGCCGGACCGCGGCCCAAGCCCATCGGCTCCTGGTCCTTCGACGACGGCTCCGGTACGACGGCCGCCGACGCCGCGACCCCGGCCCACCCGCTGACGGTCACCAACGGTGGCGCCTTCGACGGCAAGGGCCGGGTCAACGGCTCGCTCGCCCTCGATGGCGCCGATGACTATGCCCAGGCCGCCGATCCCGTGGTCGACACCTCGAAGAGCCTGACAGTCTCCGCTTGGGTCCGGCCGACCAACGCGACCAAGAATGGCGTGGTGGCAGCGGTACCGGGCACGAACAGCAGCGCCTTCGGCCTGTACTACGACGCTCCCGCCAAGCGCTGGGTCTTCGCCCGTACGTCGGCGGACGTCAGGAACCCGGCCCGCTACCGGGCCAGCTCCAAGGAAGCTCCGGTCAACGGTGCCTGGATCCACCTGATCGGCACCTACGACGCGACCACCGGCGCGCTTCAGCTCTTCGTCAACGGCCGGCTGCAGCAGACCGCGACTTCGCCGAGCACGCCGGCCTGGCAGGCCACCGGCCCCTTGACGGTCGGCCGGGGTAAGTACGCCGCGGCCTTCACCGGCAACTTCGCGGGCTCCCTCGATCAGGTCAACGTCTGGCAGCGCGTGCTCGTCGCGGAGGAGATCCCCGGCATCGTCGAACCGCGGATCAACGACGGCGTCACCGCCGGCCTGGCGGCGTACTGGCCGCTCGACAATGCGGCCAAGGCCCCCAACAACGTCTGGCGCACCCCGGAAGCCGTGCGAGGCGCTGACCTCACGGTGGCGGGCTTCGGCGCTACCAGCAATCAGTCCGGCGCCTTCGTCGACGACGAGGAGCGCGGTCGGGTGCTGGAGCTGACCGGCAAGGCTCGCGAGTCGGTAACGCTCAGCCCGTCGGTCATCGACGGCGGCAGCACCTTCACCGTCGCCCTGCGCGTCAAGGTCGGCGACCTCGACAAGCCGATGGTCATCGTCCGGCAGGGAACCACGGGCAAGGACAGCTGGCGCCTCGAGTACAAGCCGGTCGACCAGTTCAGCAGCCAGTGGATCTTCGCCCGCGGCGACGCCAAGTCGTCCACCGAGACCCTCGCGACCGCGACCGTCGACCGCGAGTTCCTCACCAGCTGGACCGTGCTGGCAGCCACCTTCTCCAGCCTCGACGTCAACGGCATCGGTGAACCGGCCGCCAAGTTGGTTCTGACCGTCGACCTCCGCTCGTCCAGCGGTTCCACCCAGACCTACTCAGGGACCCCGCTCCGCACCGGAACCACGGTCGTCGGCGCCGCCCGGACCTCCGGCAAGTCCTTCATCGGCCGCCTGGACGACCTCCGCGTGTACTCCGGTCAAGCCCAGGCCCAGCGCCTCTGCCAGGACTACCCGGACCTCAGTAACTGCGGCTCCTAG
- a CDS encoding DUF402 domain-containing protein, whose product MKTVRTLFCKYDRRPHRFVESIHLGDDEHGLWVGSLPGSRAQRADGTWVTIDHHRVRLYPHGQWWSALFNDAPHPTRVYCDITMPPEFGVDSVTAVDLDLDVRLLRDGTVKVMDEDEFLLHQKLYSYPPQVIATAEATCAWVVANITTAEPFTTVYQEYLDKLRSLSLHG is encoded by the coding sequence ATGAAGACGGTGAGGACACTCTTCTGCAAGTACGACCGGCGCCCGCACCGCTTCGTCGAATCCATCCACCTGGGCGACGACGAACACGGCCTCTGGGTCGGCTCCCTCCCCGGCTCCCGCGCCCAGCGCGCCGACGGCACCTGGGTGACGATCGACCACCACCGAGTCCGCCTCTACCCCCACGGCCAATGGTGGAGCGCCCTCTTCAACGACGCCCCCCACCCCACCCGCGTCTACTGCGACATCACCATGCCCCCGGAGTTCGGCGTCGACTCGGTCACCGCCGTGGACCTGGACCTCGACGTCCGCCTGCTCCGCGACGGCACCGTCAAGGTGATGGACGAAGACGAGTTCCTCCTCCACCAGAAGCTCTACTCGTACCCACCCCAGGTCATCGCCACCGCCGAAGCCACCTGCGCCTGGGTGGTCGCCAACATCACCACGGCAGAGCCGTTCACCACGGTTTACCAGGAGTACCTGGACAAACTCCGCTCGCTGTCCCTTCACGGCTGA
- a CDS encoding HIT family protein — protein MADCLFCSIIAGTTPAHVVYDTPEVLGFLDIRPVFKGHTLLVPREHVPTLVELPDELSVPLFGAARSVAAAVRTAYDAQGSFVAINNVVSQSVPHLHVHVVPRTKGDGLRGFFWPRTKYADDAEAAQYAERLRSTLTE, from the coding sequence ATGGCGGACTGTCTGTTCTGCTCGATCATCGCCGGTACGACGCCGGCGCACGTCGTCTACGACACCCCTGAGGTGCTCGGCTTCCTGGACATCAGGCCGGTGTTCAAGGGCCACACGCTGCTGGTACCGCGGGAGCACGTCCCGACGCTGGTCGAGTTGCCGGACGAGCTCTCGGTGCCACTGTTCGGCGCGGCTCGCTCGGTCGCGGCGGCCGTCCGGACGGCGTACGACGCCCAGGGGTCGTTCGTTGCCATCAACAACGTGGTCTCACAGTCGGTTCCGCACCTGCACGTCCACGTCGTACCCCGCACCAAGGGCGACGGTCTGCGCGGCTTCTTCTGGCCGCGCACCAAGTACGCCGACGACGCCGAGGCAGCGCAGTACGCGGAAAGGCTCCGGAGCACCCTCACCGAATGA
- the rfbB gene encoding dTDP-glucose 4,6-dehydratase, with translation MRRMLVTGGAGFIGSNFVHDTVRSFPEVELTVLDLLTYAGSQRNLDAVSDRITFVHGDICDSSLVDGLVRDTDVVVHFAAESHVDNSLNDPSPFIRTNIVGTFTLLEAVRKHGVRLHHISTDEVFGDLPLDSDDQFTEQTAYDPSSPYSASKAGSDMLVRAWVRSYGVQATISNCANNYGPYQHVEKLIPRQITNVLLGDRPKLYGAGDNVREWTHVTDHNTAVHRIITAGRIGETYLIGSGDERSNRQIVSELLTLMNHPADAYDHVPDRPGHDLRYSNNTTKLRTELGWAPTYDFTAGLRATIEWYRENSAWWKPAKSATEAKYKLLGR, from the coding sequence ATGCGGCGGATGCTGGTCACGGGCGGGGCAGGGTTCATCGGCTCGAACTTCGTGCACGACACCGTGCGGAGCTTTCCGGAGGTCGAGCTCACCGTGCTGGACCTGCTGACCTACGCGGGCAGCCAGCGCAACCTCGATGCCGTCTCCGACCGGATCACCTTCGTGCACGGCGACATCTGTGACTCTTCGCTGGTGGACGGTCTGGTCCGCGACACCGACGTCGTCGTGCACTTCGCCGCCGAGTCCCACGTCGACAACTCGCTCAACGACCCGTCCCCGTTCATCCGGACCAACATCGTCGGCACCTTCACGCTGCTCGAAGCGGTCCGCAAACACGGGGTTCGGCTGCATCACATCTCCACCGACGAGGTCTTCGGCGACCTCCCGCTGGACTCGGACGACCAGTTCACCGAACAGACGGCGTACGACCCGTCCAGCCCGTACTCCGCCAGCAAAGCCGGCTCCGACATGCTGGTCCGCGCCTGGGTCCGCTCGTACGGCGTACAGGCCACGATCTCCAACTGCGCCAACAACTACGGCCCCTACCAGCACGTCGAGAAGCTGATCCCGCGCCAGATCACCAACGTCCTGCTCGGCGACCGCCCCAAGCTCTACGGCGCCGGCGACAACGTCCGCGAATGGACCCACGTCACCGACCACAACACCGCGGTCCACCGCATCATCACCGCCGGCCGAATCGGCGAGACCTACCTGATCGGCTCCGGCGACGAACGCAGCAACCGCCAGATCGTCTCCGAGCTCCTGACCCTGATGAACCACCCCGCCGACGCCTACGACCACGTCCCCGACCGCCCCGGCCACGACCTCCGCTACTCCAACAACACCACCAAACTCCGCACAGAACTGGGCTGGGCGCCGACGTACGACTTCACCGCGGGCCTGAGAGCCACGATCGAGTGGTACCGCGAGAACTCGGCCTGGTGGAAGCCGGCCAAGTCCGCCACCGAGGCGAAGTACAAACTCCTCGGGCGCTGA
- a CDS encoding CocE/NonD family hydrolase, with amino-acid sequence MYRRITVSLATVAALVTPVWLPSAATAADSVTTTNACVDSVPEPGTATPVRICYSLFQPAAASRARTVPLIFHSHGWGGSRTKDAAAFKSYLDAGYGVLSFDQRSFGESTGVAHVMNPELEGRDVIKLVDLVAGLGWVTKQRPGDPLIGAIGGSYGGGYQFAGAFTELRDKGRTRFDALAPEITWWDLKQSLAPSEAARTLWLSILFAGGGKNLPPAVSAGFVALITTGHWPRGQAGRDLDAFFAKNGPAWHVKHGRKLDVPVLIGQGLSDNLFNLNQGLQNFDRALTGRARAKSLFVGYNAGHTLPSVLPPGFVTPGDPCSIALGSASFGALAQRFLALNLKHEKTGLGGFGKYHLATADGRCLTQRSLAPNTQYRLGRISSATTVLAKGPITVAGVPQLKAKVSSSLPNAAAFFALSVGTSPLDAKVVQNNTMPLREQRPVRGARRTVDLPGIAVDVPAGKTLYLTVSPVADMFAGQNGTIPSTLRLTDVSLRLHRVR; translated from the coding sequence ATGTACCGCCGCATCACCGTCAGCCTGGCGACCGTCGCCGCCCTCGTCACCCCGGTCTGGCTGCCGTCCGCCGCGACGGCGGCCGACAGCGTGACCACCACCAACGCGTGTGTGGACAGCGTGCCGGAGCCCGGTACGGCGACGCCGGTGCGGATCTGTTACTCGCTCTTCCAGCCGGCCGCTGCCTCCCGGGCCCGAACCGTGCCGCTGATCTTCCACAGCCACGGCTGGGGTGGCAGCCGGACCAAGGACGCTGCCGCGTTCAAGTCCTACCTCGACGCCGGGTACGGCGTGCTGAGCTTCGACCAGCGTAGCTTCGGCGAGTCGACCGGTGTCGCGCACGTGATGAACCCGGAGCTCGAAGGCCGCGACGTGATCAAGCTGGTCGACCTCGTCGCCGGCCTCGGCTGGGTGACGAAGCAACGGCCGGGCGATCCGCTGATCGGCGCGATCGGGGGTTCGTACGGCGGTGGCTACCAGTTCGCGGGGGCCTTCACGGAGCTGCGTGACAAGGGGCGTACCCGCTTCGACGCGTTGGCGCCGGAGATCACCTGGTGGGACCTGAAGCAGAGCCTGGCACCTTCGGAGGCCGCCCGGACGCTGTGGCTGTCGATCCTCTTCGCGGGTGGCGGCAAGAACCTTCCGCCGGCCGTCTCCGCGGGCTTCGTCGCGCTGATCACCACCGGGCACTGGCCTCGCGGTCAGGCCGGGCGTGACCTGGACGCGTTCTTCGCCAAGAACGGCCCGGCCTGGCACGTGAAGCACGGGCGCAAGCTCGACGTTCCGGTGCTGATCGGCCAGGGCCTGTCGGACAACCTGTTCAACCTCAACCAGGGCCTGCAGAACTTCGACCGGGCACTCACCGGACGCGCCCGGGCCAAGTCGCTGTTCGTCGGCTACAACGCCGGGCACACGTTGCCGAGCGTGCTGCCGCCCGGCTTCGTGACACCGGGGGACCCGTGCTCGATCGCACTCGGGTCGGCCTCCTTCGGTGCTCTCGCGCAGCGGTTCCTGGCGCTCAACCTGAAGCACGAGAAGACCGGGCTGGGCGGCTTCGGCAAGTACCACCTGGCCACCGCCGATGGTCGTTGCCTGACGCAACGAAGCCTAGCGCCGAACACGCAGTACCGGCTGGGGCGGATCAGCAGCGCGACCACGGTGCTGGCGAAGGGGCCGATCACCGTCGCGGGGGTTCCGCAGCTCAAGGCGAAGGTCAGCAGCTCGCTGCCGAACGCGGCTGCTTTCTTCGCGCTCAGTGTGGGCACGTCGCCGCTGGATGCGAAGGTCGTGCAGAACAACACGATGCCGTTGCGGGAGCAGCGCCCGGTGCGCGGAGCCCGCAGGACCGTCGACCTCCCTGGAATCGCGGTCGACGTACCGGCGGGGAAGACGTTGTACCTGACGGTGTCGCCGGTCGCCGACATGTTCGCCGGTCAGAACGGAACCATCCCGAGCACGCTACGCCTGACCGACGTGTCGCTCCGGCTGCACCGGGTGCGCTAG